CGCGTTCAGGGCTGCGGCCTGAGCGGAAATCATGCCGCCGATGGCAGACGTGCAGGCATGTGCCACCTCTCCCGGCTCCCCGAGGCCCGGTGCCGTCGCGACTGGCGAAGACGGGACCGAGCTGGCCGAGGCATCCCCGCGATTCCCTGTGCGAAGGCCGCCCCCCGCGGGCCAAGGTCGGCTCCGAAGACGAGACCTGGCCCGGCGATACCGGCAGGACCGCGACTCAGTCGGCGCGCCCGGTCGACCGTCCGAAGGGCCGACAGGATGCGGGTAGGCGCGCCGCAGGCAACGGAAAACGCCAATATTTCTTGGTCGTGACATGAAATCGTTACGGAGCCCAAAAAATCCGCTTGCAGCCGGCGGCAACTGCTCCTAGAAACCGCTTCACCGAGACGACGAACGGCGGCGACGCCGAACGATGCGCCGAGGGAGCCAACGGCGACAGCCTGCGGCGACAGTGATGGAAAACGCGGCGGGATCGCTAGGCAATCTGGCGAGCGCGCTGCTTTTTGTCTCTGCTGCTCTTTGACATTGATGATGATGAAGGGATATGCGGGCGGTTTGGTCGTTTCGACGGCGGACCTGATGCATATCGGCCTACTAGCTTCGGCGATGATGTAGGTGAAAGCTTCACTGTTTTGCGGCTTCGTTACTTCGGTGACTGAAGCACAAGACAGAAAGACCTTGGTCCTGGACCAAGGCAGATGTGCGAAGGTTCGACGTCAAGGATAGTCCTTCGGGACTTTCAACTTGAGAGTTTGATCCTGGCTCAGAATGAACGCTGGCGGCAGGCCTAACACATGCAAGTCGAGCGAAGCCTTCGGGCTTAGCGGCGGACGGGTGAGTAACGCGTGGGAACGTGCCCTTTGCTTCGGAATAGCCCCGGGAAACTGGGAGTAATACCGAATGTGCCCTACGGGGGAAAGATTTATCGGCAAAGGATCGGCCCGCGTTGGATTAGGTAGTTGGTGGGGTAATGGCCTACCAAGCCGACGATCCATAGCTGGTTTGAGAGGATGATCAGCCACACTGGGACTGAGACACGGCCCAGACTCCTACGGGAGGCAGCAGTGGGGAATCTTAGACAATGGGGGAAACCCTGATCTAGCCATGCCGCGTGATCGATGAAGGCCTTAGGGTTGTAAAGATCTTTCAGGTGGGAAGATAATGACGGTACCACCAGAAGAAGCCCCGGCTAACTCCGTGCCAGCAGCCGCGGTAATACGGAGGGGGCTAGCGTTATTCGGAATTACTGGGCGTAAAGCGCACGTAGGCGGACTGGAAAGTCAGAGGTGAAAGCCCAGGGCTCAACCCTGGAACTGCCTTTGAAACTCCCAGTCTTGAGGTCGAGAGAGGTGAGTGGAATTCCGAGTGTAGAGGTGAAATTCGTAGATATTCGGAGGAACACCAGTGGCGAAGGCGGCTCACTGGCTCGATACTGACGCTGAGGTGCGAAAGCGTGGGGAGCAAACAGGATTAGATACCCTGGTAGTCCACGCCGTAAACGATGAATGCCAGTCGTCGGGCAGCATGCTGTTCGGTGACACACCTAACGGATTAAGCATTCCGCCTGGGGAGTACGGCCGCAAGGTTAAAACTCAAAGGAATTGACGGGGGCCCGCACAAGCGGTGGAGCATGTGGTTTAATTCGAAGCAACGCGCAGAACCTTACCAACCCTTGACATGGCGATCGCGGTTCCAGAGATGGTTCCTTCAGTTCGGCTGGATCGCACACAGGTGCTGCATGGCTGTCGTCAGCTCGTGTCGTGAGATGTTCGGTTAAGTCCGGCAACGAGCGCAACCCACGTCCTTAGTTGCCAGCATTCGGTTGGGCACTCTAGGGAAACTGCCGGTGATAAGCCGGAGGAAGGTGTGGATGACGTCAAGTCCTCATGGCCCTTACGGGTTGGGCTACACACGTGCTACAATGGCAGTGACAATGGGTTGATCCCAAAAAGCTGTCTCAGTTCGGATTGGGGTCTGCAACTCGACCCCATGAAGTCGGAATCGCTAGTAATCGCGTAACAGCATGACGCGGTGAATACGTTCCCGGGCCTTGTACACACCGCCCGTCACACCATGGGAATTGGTTCTACCCGAAGGCGGTGCGCCAACCTCGCAAGAGGAGGCAGCCGACCACGGTAGGATCAGTGACTGGGGTGAAGTCGTAACAAGGTAGCCGTAGGGGAACCTGCGGCTGGATCACCTCCTTTCTAAGGATGCTTCTGGCAGACAGGCTCGCCTGTCTCGTGAGGCTACTTGGCAGAGACCAGTCATGGTCTCAACACGCGGCCAAGCCGTCCCCATATCCCTTCAAAGACAGAGCAAGCGCGGGTTCGTAACCGCCGTGTGAGCCACCTCGGGCCTTCAAGGCCCTCGGCACATGCCTCAAAACCTTCCACCGGAAGGTTTTGCCGCGCAGCGGACGGCATGTGGGTCGGTAGCTCAGGTGGTTAGAGCGCACGCCTGATAAGCGTGAGGTCGGAGGTTCAAGTCCTCCTCGACCCACCAGACATTCCAGCCGCAGGGCAACCTCGGACCTTGCGGTCCTCGGCACGCGCCTCGCGTCCTTCCACTGGAAGGCCGCGGTCCGGCGAAGCCGGACCCGGCGCGTGGGGCCTTAGCTCAGCTGGGAGAGCACCTGCTTTGCAAGCAGGGGGTCATCGGTTCGATCCCGATAGGCTCCACCAGATCCGGTTCGATCGCCAAGCCCATGACGTGGGCTTGGCCGTCCAACCGGACGAAGATTTTGACATCGTTCAGAGAGATACAACATCAGTATCGCCGGCTTCCCGAGTAGGGGACAGCCTGGGGTCCGACCCCGAAGGCGATATTGTTCCAAGTCTAGTACAACTGACCGCGATGGTCGAAAGACCTCGCATGGGAATGTACATGCTTCTGACATGGGAAAGAGCCTTGCTCTTTCCGGATCAGATCAAGCGCGAAAAGGGCGTTTGGTGGATGCCTAGGCAGCAAGAGGCGATGAAGGACGTGATACCCTGCGTTAAGCCATGGGGAGCCGGGAATAGGCTTTGATCCATGGATCTCCGAATGGGGAAACCCACCTGATTGTTCATTGTTGTCCTACCGCTTCGCTACTTGAGGACATTGTCCGCGAGTGGGGAAGCGCAGGATCATCAATGGGCAAAACCAGGTATCATTACCCTGAATACATAGGGGTTTTGAAGCGAACCCGGGGAACTGAAACATCTAAGTACCCGGAGGAAAGGAAATCAACAGAGACTCCGCTAGTAGTGGCGAGCGAACGCGGACCAGCCGATCTCCGAAGAGTGACTGGAATGGCCTGGAAAGGCCAGCGATACAGGGTGACAGCCCCGTACAGGAAGCTCCAGGAGACATATCAAGTAGGGCGGGACACGTGAAATCCTGTCTGAAGATCGGGGGACCACCCCCGAAGGCTAAGTACTCCTTGCTGACCGATAGCGAACCAGTACCGTGAGGGAAAGGTGAAAAGCACCCCGACGAGGGGAGTGAAACAGTACCTGAAACCGGACGCCTACAAGCAGTCGGAGGGTCCATGAGACCTGACGGCGTACCTTTTGTATAATGGGTCAACGACTTGGTCTCACGAGCAAGCTTAAGCCGATAGGTGGAGGCGCAGCGAAAGCGAGTCTTAAAAGGGCGTCGAGTTCGTGGGATCAGACCCGAAACCAGGTGATCTAGCCATGAGCAGGATGAAGTCAGGGTAACACCTGATGGAGGTCCGAACCAACACCCGTTGAAAAGGGTCTGGATGACTTGTGGCTAGGGGTGAAAGGCCAATCAAACCTGGAGATAGCTGGTTCTCCGCGAAAGCTATTTAGGTAGCGCCTCGGACGAATACCTCGGGGGGTAGAGCACTGCATGGATGATGGGGGCCCACAGCCTTACTGAGTCTAAGCAAACTCCGAATACCCGAGAGTACTATCCGGGAGACACACGGCGGGTGCTAACGTCCGTCGTGAAGAGGGAAACAACCCTGACCTGCAGCTAAGGCCCCCAATTCGTGGCTAAGTGGGAAAGCATGTGGGACGGCCAAAACAACCAGGAGGTTGGCTTAGAAGCAGCCATCCTTTAAAGATAGCGTAACAGCTCACTGGTCTAGACAAGCTGTCCTGCGGCGAAGATGTAACGGGGCTCAAGCCACGAGCCGAAGCTCAGGATGCACAGCAATGTGCGTGGTAGCGGAGCGTTCCGTGATATAGCTTCATGTCTCTTATCCCTCCGGGGAGACAGAGACGCGAAGCTTTCTGTGAAGCCGGGCCGTAAGGCATCCGGTGGAGAGATCGGAAGCGAGAATGTTGACATGAGTAGCGACAAACAGGGTGAGAGACCCTGTCGCCGAAAGTCCAAGGGTTCCTGCTTAAAGCTAATCTGAGCAGGGTGAGCCGGCCCCTAAGGCGAGGCCGAAAGGCGTAGTCGATGGGAACCAGGTTAATATTCCTGGGCCAGGAGGATGTGACGGATCGCAGGTGTAGTTCGGCCTTATCGGATTGGCCGGGCTGCTGAGCGGTCCCTGGAAATAGCCCTCCATCAGACCGTACCCTAAACCGACACAGGTGGACTGGTAGAGTATACCAAGGCGCTTGAGAGAACCACATCAAAGGAACTCGGCAAAATGCCTCCGTAAGTTCGCGAGAAGGAGGCCCCGTCTGTGCGCAAGCATGGGCGGGGGGCACAAACCAGGGGGTGGCGACTGTTTACTTAAAACACAGGGCTCTGCGAAGCCGTAAGGCGACGTATAGGGTCTGACGCCTGCCCGGTGCTGGAAGGTTAAAAGGAGAGGTGCAAGCCTTGAATTGAAGCCCCAGTAAACGGCGGCCGTAACTATAACGGTCCTAAGGTAGCGAAATTCCTTGTCGGGTAAGTTCCGACCTGCACGAATGGCGTAACGATCTCCCCGCTGTCTCTGATGTGGACTCAGCGAAATTGAACTGTGTGTCAAGATGCACACTTCCCGCGGTTAGACGGAAAGACCCCATGAACCTTTACTATAGCTTCGCACTGGCATCAGGAATGTGATGTGCAGGATAGGTGGTAGGCATCGAAGCGGGGACGCCAGTTCCCGTGGAGCCAACCTTGAGATACCACCCTTCGCATTCTTGATGTCTAACCGCGGTCCGTCATCCGGATCCGGGACCCTGCGTGGTGGGTAGTTTGACTGGGGCGGTCGCCTCCCAAACAGTAACGGAGGCGCGCGATGGTGGGCTCAGACCGGTCGGAAATCGGTCGTCGAGTGCAATGGCAGAAGCCCGCCTGACTGCAAGACTGACAAGTCGAGCAGAGACGAAAGTCGGCCATAGTGATCCGGTGGTCCCGAGTGGAAGGGCCATCGCTCAACGGATAAAAGGTACTCTGGGGATAACAGGCTGATGATGCCCAAGAGTCCATATCGACGGCATCGTTTGGCACCTCGATGTCGGCTCATCTCATCCTGGGGCTGGAGCAGGTCCCAAGGGTATGGCTGTTCGCCATTTAAAGAGGTACGTGAGCTGGGTTTAGAACGTCGTGAGACAGTTCGGTCCCTATCTGCCGTGGGTGTAGGAGACTTGAGAAGAGTTGCCCCTAGTACGAGAGGACCGGGGTGAACGAACCACTGGTGGACCAGTTGTCGTGCCAACGGCAGTGCTGGGTAGCTATGTTCGGACAGGATAACCGCTGAAGGCATCTAAGCGGGAAGCCCCCTTCAAAACAAGGTCTCCCTTGAGGGCCGTGGAAGACCACCACGTCGATAGGCCAGAGGTGTAAGTGCGGCAACGCATTCAGCTGACTGGTACTAATTGCCCGATTGGCTTGATCTGACCCGGTAACAGCAAGGCTCATAACCTCGCTCTACCCCAGATCAGAAAGCAGCACGACCTGGAACAAGCATAAGCCTGATGTTGTCGTTTCTTCTCCGGTCTGGTGGCCATAGCACGAGCAAAACACCCGATCCCATCCCGAACTCGGCCGTTAAGTGCCGTCGCGCCAATGGTACTGCGTCTCAAGACGTGGGAGAGTAGGTCGCCGCCAGACCTGAAAAGAAACGAAATCTCCAGAACGATCAAAATCATCCGCGTCAGAAGCAAACAATCGCTCAAGACGCAAAACGGCCGCGGGGTGGAGCAGCCCGGTAGCTCGTCAGGCTCATAACCTGAAGGCCGCAGGTTCAAATCCTGCCCCCGCAACCAAAAAACAACGTAAGATCAAGACGTTACCGGCCGCCCATTGGGGCGGTTTTTTGCGTTCTAACGCGCGGGTCAACAATAGGTCAACAAACGGACAAATTCCGCGTGCGACTCCAGTGGGATAGTAGCCGCGCAGGACGCGGAGCGCGCGAAAACCGCAGTGGACCGAGGCCAACCGGATAGAGGTTGCATTAGTTCTGCGAGACGATCCGCAGATGCTTACCAACGTAGCCGATCTCAAGTCTCTTGATTGCTGGGGCTTCACGTAGTCCGGCCTGAACAACACGGAAGTGGTTGATACAGCGCGTGAAAGCCGAGGTTTCAGTCGCCATGGCCTGCATGATTTCATAGGATTCCGCCCGTAACCCTGCAATTTTGGCCCGCCGCATGAAGCACCGTCCCCGTCCGCCCGAGCGGAATGACCTCTTCCGGCCGCGCCTCGTCGACATGATCGACCTGCGCCACGAGCTGGTCACGCTGGCGGGGCTGATCGACTGGGAGTTCTTCGAGCGCGAATGGGCGGGCTTCTTCCCGTCCAGCACCGGACGGCCGGCGACCTCGCCGCGGCTGGTCGCGGGGCTGCTCTACCTGCAGCACGCGTTCCGGCTGTCGGACGAGGCTGTGGTCGCGCGCTGGGTCGAGAACCCCTACTTTCAGCATTTCACCGGGGAGACCTTCTTTCAGCACCGCCCGCCGATCGATCCCACCTCGCTCATCCGCTGGCGGAAGCGGATCGGGGAAGAGGGAGTCGAATGGCTGCTGACGAAGACCATCGAGGCCGGGCGGAAATCGGGTGCCGTCGACGATGCCTGCCTCGACGAGGTGGCGGTCGACACGACCGTCATGGAAAAGAACATCGCGCACCCGACGGACTCCCGCCTCTACGAACGCGCGCGGGCGCAGCTGGTGGGTCTGGCCCGGGACGCCGGGATCGAGCTGCGCCAAAGCTACGCCCCCTGGCACCGCGGCTGGCGGCGCAGGTGGGGCGCTACGCCCACGCGAAGCAGTTCCGGCGCATGCGCAAGGCCTTGAGAACGCAGAAAGGCTACACCGGCCGCGTGATGCGGGACATCCGGCGGCAGCTCGACGAGATCCCCGCGGGGCCGCTGCGCGAGCGGATGCTCGACAAGCTCGTGCTGGTCTCGCGGCTGCTCCACCAGAAGCCGAAGGATCCCGGCAAGATCTATTCACTGCATGAGCCGGAGGTCGACTGCATCTCCAAGGGCAAGGCTCGGGTGCGCTACGAGTTCGGCACCAAGGTCAGCATCGCCACCACGCTGACGGGCAGCTTCGTGGTGGGCACGCGCTCGCTGCCGGGGAACCCTTGCGACGGCCACACCCTCGGCGAGGCGCTGGAGCAGGTGGCGATCCTCACCGGCCACCCGCCGAAGCGGGCTGTCGTCGATCGCGGCTACAAGGGCCACGGCGTCGAACATACCCAGGTGCTGATCAGCGGCACCCGCCGCGGCCTGACGCCCTCGCTGGCGAAGGCGCTCCGACGGCGCAGCAGCATCGAGCCCGCGATCGGCCACATGAAGACCGATGGCCGCCTCGCCCGCTGCTACCTGAAAGGCACCCTCGGAGACGCCCTCTTCGCCGTCCTCTGCGGCTGCGGCCACAACATCCGCAAGATCCTCGCCCACCTGAGGAAGCTTCTTGCCGCCATCATCACCCTCGTCCTGACGGCGATCCGGCACGACAGATTTCAGCACCACAGCATCGCGGCCGCCTGACCGCGTTGTTCAGGCTGAACGAAGTAAGGGAAGCATAGAGCTCTCCTTCAACAGATCTTAGGGTCCAGACTCATTGATTTTCAGTTCCAGAACAGGACGATGGCTGCGAGTGCGATAGCGGAGAAGAAGGTGTCCGGGCAGCGGTCATATCGGGTAGCGACTCGTCGCCAGTCCTTGACTCGCCCGAACATGATCTCGATGCGGTTGCGCCGCTTGTAACGCCTCTTGTCGTATCTCACATCGGTCTTGCGCGGTTTCTGGCCCGGGATGCAGACCTTCAAATCCGAGAAATAGGCCGTTGCCAAGGGCCGAGCGCGCGGCCAAAAAATCGCTTGTTCTCCTTGGCCTTGATCCCTATACGGGTCTGCGGAGACGTGGCCGAGCGGTCGAAGGCACACCCCTGCTAAGGGTGCAGACCTCTAAAGGGTCTCGAGGGTTCGAATCCCTTCGTCTCCGCCACTTGCCCTCGCGAAAGCGTTCTCCGGACCCGGCAGCGGCCGGATTTTTCCTTTGTTTTCGAGGGTTATGCGGGAGGGGCTGAGCACTGAGCTGGGTGCAAGGAGGACCGAAAGTGGTCTCTCTGGGCCAATATTCTCCGGACCTGTTGCCTGCATGGATTTGGTGAAGATCATTTAACCCATTGAAAGTAAGCCAATTTTTCAACCTTCTATGGAACACTTCGATTTCAGGGGCGTGCTTCGAAATGGAACCGAAATCGGAAAACATCGACATCGGCGAAGCAACGAGGTGACTGTTCAGCCGCCACGATCTCAATCGGCAGCGATGATCCCGCAATGCGGAATGTCACTTACACCGATCTCGATGGTAGCGGGCCCTACGGGCAGCCAGACCGCGAGAAGACCAATGCTGGCGCCAACCTGTTCCTGCTTCCGTAGGGCGCACTCCCATACCGTTGCCACGCGCCATCCGTCTTCGAGGAGCTTTCTGCGAACAGCACTGTCCCGAGCGACGTTCGCGTCGAACTTCGCCTGCCAGAACTCGGAACGGGTCGAGGGGATGGTGGCGTAGCGGCACCCCTGGTGTCGGTGCCAGAAGCAGCCGTGCACGAAGACCACGGCGCGATACTTCGGAAGGACAAGGTCCGGTCGACCGTGAACCTTGCCGGCATGAAGCCGGAAGCGGAAACCGCGCGCGTGCAATGCCCGCCTGAGAGCCAACTCAGGCTTTGTATTCTTTCCCCGCACGGCGGACATCATCCGAGAACGGGTTACCTTATCGACATTATCCGTTGCGGCCTCCAATGCTCGTGCCTTAGGGAAGTTATGTACAAAAACCTGAACCAACGCCGCGAAAACTCGCCCAGGCAGACTGGAGAACAACGCCTCATGCAACGCAATGGGTGCTAGACAGCATCTCCACGGATCGCGTCAGCAAGCGTTCAAACACCCCTTGGTCATGTGCCGGCCGAACTTCGGCGATAGCCGGCATATTAAAAGGAATTGGGCCCTTGAGGATCGGCAGATCGCTAGGCCGCGGCGCCATTACCACTGCTCCACGAACCACAGGCTTATCATCGTATCCTAGAATTGAATCCCGGTAGGCATGCAGATCTTGAACTCCCGCGTTAAGGGAGCTTCCCGAGCGATATTTCGGATCAAGCACGACCATTCCAGTGCAACGACCGGAAGGATCAAGACGGCTCAGGACAATATCGGGAATCGCTTCTACAAGAGGAGTCCTGACCCCGTCAGCCGCGGGTTTGCGTGTCACGCGTCTTTGATAGGTGAGTATCAGGGTTTCCTCGAGTGGTATATTCCCAGCACCACCCTGTGCAAGCACTGTCCCGAAGGCTCTCCCATCCTCGCACCCCCGCAGTACTTCTGCGATTCGAACGCGCGAATTTGGAAAAACACTGGCGGCAGCGGCTAAAAGGCTGACGTAGCACCAGATTTCATATAGTCGATATGTTCTATCGACGGAAAGATTTGGACGGGCTAAGCCTGCTGCCCCCAATCCCGCTCGCATTCTGCTCATCGCCGAAAAGGCTGCAGCATAGTCAGGATGCATCCGAAAAACGCTCGTCGCCCGCAATCCGTGCTCGGGCCGTAGTCCCGAGAAGATTGAACGACGCTCCAAGTTGGCAATTCTGTTGCGCCACCGGGATACGCGCGCCGACCAAAGGGCTTCTGTACCCGCGGGTAGTTCCACTGTAGCGCCGACTGAGAAGCGCTCCGTTAAGTCTGCGATCACGGAGCGGAGCCAGCGCATAAACCCGACGATTACCCTGTTCTCATACGCGTCTACAGTTTCCTCTCG
This portion of the Rhodobacter sp. CZR27 genome encodes:
- a CDS encoding very short patch repair endonuclease, which produces MMSAVRGKNTKPELALRRALHARGFRFRLHAGKVHGRPDLVLPKYRAVVFVHGCFWHRHQGCRYATIPSTRSEFWQAKFDANVARDSAVRRKLLEDGWRVATVWECALRKQEQVGASIGLLAVWLPVGPATIEIGVSDIPHCGIIAAD
- a CDS encoding DUF2357 domain-containing protein, with protein sequence MVRVAGHAKIYMVLPDCDVPKGVIAENRRLEFSVEIDGRPPDHRSELYLNDIALPRFTRGGETVFLFENEFFAGDLRIAIIREGQVLIMAEVEVDADLAKLTRDEYATMVSETSRATLALYRLGVVTMPASASANGLRCDVVTLELIRTNFVRFERAVSRIADHPVRLLESMSEEVDVARARRIDDRTILAALRSPHSRAATVAELASAPRLVGALGGRWAPRLRQTKREETVDAYENRVIVGFMRWLRSVIADLTERFSVGATVELPAGTEALWSARVSRWRNRIANLERRSIFSGLRPEHGLRATSVFRMHPDYAAAFSAMSRMRAGLGAAGLARPNLSVDRTYRLYEIWCYVSLLAAAASVFPNSRVRIAEVLRGCEDGRAFGTVLAQGGAGNIPLEETLILTYQRRVTRKPAADGVRTPLVEAIPDIVLSRLDPSGRCTGMVVLDPKYRSGSSLNAGVQDLHAYRDSILGYDDKPVVRGAVVMAPRPSDLPILKGPIPFNMPAIAEVRPAHDQGVFERLLTRSVEMLSSTHCVA